From the Gallaecimonas mangrovi genome, one window contains:
- a CDS encoding dihydroorotase, whose protein sequence is MSPETFEQQLASGLADLLVTGGTVITPNGEQQLDIACIGGRIVALGQLAGCWQAKKVLNAKGLHVMPGVIDSQVHFREPGMTHKETIEAGTRGAVLGGVTGIFEMPNTNPLTLSAEDLQAKLDRAQKGAWCDYAFYIGGSAANIAKLPELEKLPGCAGVKVFMGSSFGDLLADDEQVLRQILSHGQRRLAVHAEDEARLRARKQQAGNDVRLHPVWRDVTSALMATQRVVGIAEECGRRLHVLHVSSADEMAFLMQHKKLVTVEVTPHHLTLVAPECYERLGSLAQMNPPVRDKHHQAALWQAINDGTVDVIGSDHAPHTLSEKAQPYPQSPSGMIGVQTLLPVMLNHVNAGKLSLQRLVDLTSAGPARIFGLAGKGRIALGYDADLTLVDLAAKRTITNDWIASVSGWSPYHGKEITGWPIHTVVRGQVVVENESLVGSPKGQTLSFNETLSCH, encoded by the coding sequence TGTCCCCCGAAACTTTTGAGCAGCAGCTCGCCAGCGGTTTGGCCGACCTTTTGGTCACCGGTGGCACCGTTATTACGCCTAATGGTGAACAACAACTCGACATTGCCTGCATTGGTGGGCGCATTGTTGCCTTGGGCCAGTTGGCCGGTTGCTGGCAGGCCAAAAAGGTACTCAATGCCAAAGGGCTGCACGTTATGCCCGGCGTCATCGACAGCCAGGTGCACTTTCGCGAACCGGGAATGACGCACAAGGAAACCATCGAAGCGGGTACCCGTGGCGCGGTATTGGGCGGGGTTACCGGTATTTTTGAAATGCCTAATACCAACCCATTGACGTTAAGCGCTGAAGACCTGCAAGCGAAGTTAGACCGGGCCCAAAAAGGGGCTTGGTGCGACTACGCCTTTTATATCGGTGGCAGTGCCGCCAACATCGCAAAGTTGCCCGAACTTGAAAAATTACCAGGCTGTGCTGGCGTGAAAGTGTTTATGGGCAGCTCTTTTGGCGATTTATTAGCGGACGACGAGCAGGTACTAAGGCAAATTTTAAGCCATGGCCAGCGCCGGCTTGCTGTGCATGCCGAGGATGAAGCCAGGCTTCGGGCACGAAAACAGCAGGCTGGCAATGACGTGCGGCTGCATCCGGTTTGGCGTGATGTCACGAGTGCTTTAATGGCAACGCAGCGGGTGGTGGGCATTGCCGAAGAGTGTGGCCGCAGGCTACACGTTTTACATGTTTCTAGCGCCGACGAAATGGCGTTTTTAATGCAACATAAAAAGTTGGTTACGGTAGAAGTGACTCCCCATCACTTAACTCTGGTGGCGCCAGAATGTTATGAACGCCTTGGCAGCTTGGCACAAATGAACCCGCCGGTGCGGGATAAGCACCATCAAGCAGCCCTTTGGCAGGCGATTAACGACGGTACGGTCGATGTGATTGGTAGTGACCATGCCCCTCACACCTTGTCAGAAAAAGCCCAGCCTTACCCGCAATCGCCCAGCGGCATGATCGGGGTGCAGACACTGCTGCCGGTGATGCTTAACCATGTCAATGCCGGCAAGCTCAGCTTACAAAGGCTGGTTGATTTAACCTCAGCGGGGCCAGCGCGCATCTTTGGCTTGGCCGGTAAAGGCCGTATTGCCCTTGGCTATGATGCTGACCTTACCCTGGTGGATTTGGCGGCGAAGCGCACCATTACTAACGACTGGATCGCCAGTGTTAGTGGCTGGAGCCCTTATCACGGCAAAGAAATCACCGGTTGGCCTATTCATACTGTGGTGCGTGGCCAAGTGGTGGTTGAAAACGAAAGCTTGGTTGGCTCGCCTAAGGGCCAGACGCTCAGCTTTAATGAAACCCTTTCCTGCCATTAA
- a CDS encoding glycosyltransferase family 8 protein, whose amino-acid sequence MKAVLPDDAIPVVASSDDNYAYPLGVMFISLLENTSRPERFHLFIIDGGIAEKKKQQMVDDVASRGSQLTFLDLDSEMYADFPTHAHISKPTYYRISIPELFDDSIKKAIYLDCDLIIKGDLQELWDIDLGEYAVGAVENISQHTYRVSKLNQDDYFNSGVLLIDLEKWRINKLSEKVREFKLNNPELICTNDQCAFNGVFRGHWLRLPLKWNHQSGLYRESNQINRFKSSGQYQDAIWHPAIIHYVGWSKPWLSPCYHPLAAEYDRYNSLALFYADNPVIPARKSKSGLWSKFSLFKKQWRKYRWQQRYKRQGYDLYEHHG is encoded by the coding sequence ATGAAAGCGGTCTTACCGGATGACGCCATTCCAGTGGTTGCTAGTAGTGATGACAATTACGCCTATCCGCTAGGGGTAATGTTTATATCACTTTTAGAAAATACTAGCCGCCCCGAACGCTTTCATCTTTTCATTATCGACGGTGGCATTGCCGAGAAGAAAAAGCAACAGATGGTGGATGATGTTGCTAGCAGGGGTAGTCAATTAACTTTTTTAGACCTCGACAGTGAGATGTATGCTGATTTTCCAACGCATGCACATATATCAAAACCGACTTATTATCGGATTTCTATCCCGGAACTCTTTGATGATTCAATTAAAAAGGCGATTTATTTAGATTGTGATCTTATTATAAAAGGTGATTTACAAGAACTCTGGGATATCGATCTGGGTGAATATGCTGTGGGGGCAGTTGAAAATATATCCCAGCATACCTATCGCGTATCTAAATTGAATCAGGATGACTATTTTAATTCTGGTGTTTTACTAATTGATTTAGAAAAATGGCGAATTAATAAGCTCTCTGAAAAGGTACGGGAATTTAAACTAAATAATCCTGAATTAATCTGTACTAACGATCAATGCGCTTTCAATGGCGTATTCCGAGGCCACTGGCTACGGTTACCTCTGAAGTGGAATCACCAATCAGGCTTATATAGAGAGTCGAACCAAATCAACCGTTTTAAGAGCAGTGGGCAATATCAGGATGCTATATGGCACCCGGCTATCATTCACTATGTTGGCTGGTCTAAACCTTGGTTATCTCCCTGCTATCATCCACTGGCTGCCGAGTATGATCGATATAATTCATTAGCCCTATTTTACGCTGATAATCCAGTGATTCCGGCCCGTAAATCTAAAAGCGGCCTATGGTCAAAATTTAGTTTATTCAAAAAACAATGGCGTAAATATCGATGGCAACAGCGTTACAAAAGGCAAGGATATGATTTATACGAACATCATGGATAA
- a CDS encoding capsule assembly Wzi family protein, whose amino-acid sequence MLFRVSALASLVLISSAAAAKGVSPYLPLSLSPEIEHQVERVMILADQPVMTRPIPAAAVLAALPKACKKDEALCEQVHSYLDRLMQQVGVSQASVEASVTNNNSNITLANSHGMDAASHYQASFSGYWQPSDYLLFNAGFVSYQGDTTPTGTMVSVGTNYAQLDIGYRDHWLSPMTDSSMLISTNAQTMPSVTLSNYTPISIFNVHYEMFLAQMSSSDHIVYNDGYTSGHPMLAGLHLSFEPIEGWSLGINRVMQYGGGARGGKSLKDVIKAYFDPSGEDNAKNGQTADQQFGNQAASFTSRIIFPGEVPFSVYFEYAGEDTSKSENWNLGNVGLSGGIDFPKLWNNWDLTVEMSEWQNGWYTHHIYLDGLTNNDVVIGNWAANQRVFNDSVGGRSLMVKLGWQPHFGGLAQFQFRTVQNQNYGEYDYQRGLELTTSYSFPWRNYMVGAELLVGRDTLGENYDRLSAYIHF is encoded by the coding sequence ATGCTTTTTCGCGTTAGTGCGTTAGCCTCGTTGGTGTTAATAAGCAGTGCAGCGGCAGCCAAAGGTGTTAGCCCCTATCTGCCATTATCACTGTCGCCAGAGATAGAACATCAAGTTGAAAGGGTGATGATCCTGGCCGATCAGCCGGTGATGACTAGGCCAATCCCCGCAGCTGCAGTACTAGCAGCCCTTCCTAAAGCCTGTAAAAAAGACGAGGCACTTTGTGAACAAGTGCATAGTTATCTTGACCGCTTAATGCAGCAGGTGGGTGTTAGCCAGGCGAGCGTCGAGGCAAGTGTCACCAATAACAATAGCAATATCACCTTAGCCAATAGCCACGGTATGGACGCCGCTAGCCATTACCAAGCCTCTTTCAGTGGTTACTGGCAGCCTAGCGATTACCTGTTGTTCAATGCTGGCTTTGTAAGCTACCAGGGTGATACAACGCCAACCGGAACCATGGTGAGTGTGGGTACAAACTACGCCCAACTCGACATCGGCTACAGGGACCATTGGCTGTCTCCCATGACCGATAGCTCGATGCTCATTAGTACTAATGCGCAAACAATGCCATCGGTGACATTGTCAAATTACACACCAATCAGCATTTTCAATGTTCACTACGAAATGTTCTTAGCGCAAATGAGTAGCTCGGACCACATCGTCTATAACGACGGTTATACGTCTGGCCATCCGATGCTGGCAGGACTACATCTCTCATTTGAACCCATTGAAGGCTGGTCTCTGGGCATTAATCGCGTTATGCAATACGGTGGTGGTGCCAGAGGCGGTAAGAGTCTTAAGGACGTTATTAAAGCTTATTTTGATCCTTCTGGGGAAGATAACGCTAAAAATGGCCAGACTGCTGATCAGCAATTTGGTAATCAGGCTGCCTCATTTACTAGCCGTATTATTTTTCCGGGAGAAGTGCCTTTTTCTGTGTATTTTGAATACGCAGGGGAAGACACCTCAAAAAGTGAAAACTGGAATCTCGGTAATGTAGGTTTGTCCGGAGGCATTGATTTTCCAAAACTTTGGAATAACTGGGACCTGACAGTAGAAATGTCCGAGTGGCAAAATGGTTGGTATACACATCACATCTATTTAGATGGATTAACCAATAATGATGTAGTTATTGGTAATTGGGCGGCTAACCAACGAGTGTTTAATGACAGCGTTGGTGGGCGCAGCCTAATGGTTAAATTAGGCTGGCAGCCTCACTTTGGAGGCTTGGCTCAGTTTCAATTCAGGACTGTGCAAAATCAAAACTATGGAGAATATGACTATCAAAGAGGCCTGGAGTTAACCACCAGCTACTCTTTTCCATGGCGCAATTATATGGTTGGTGCTGAATTGCTGGTTGGCAGGGATACCCTCGGCGAAAACTACGATCGCCTAAGCGCCTATATTCATTTTTAA
- the mutM gene encoding bifunctional DNA-formamidopyrimidine glycosylase/DNA-(apurinic or apyrimidinic site) lyase, with translation MPELPEVETTRRGVSPYLLGQRIARIEVRQRGLRWPVPEALTLLEGQVIEKVSRRAKYLLIETAMGSALVHLGMSGALRILPEKVAPLKHDHVDLVLTTGQVMRYTDPRRFGAWLFVPPGEQHSLLAKLGPEPLTDDFDGERLFSLSRKRQVPVKTFIMENPVVVGVGNIYANEALFMAGIDPRRPANNISKERYIALAGAIKTVLARAIEQGGTTLKDFTAADGKPGYFAQELKVYGRKGLPCASCGAELQEVRLGGRSTVFCALCQR, from the coding sequence ATGCCTGAGTTACCCGAGGTTGAAACCACCCGCCGCGGCGTTTCGCCTTATCTTCTTGGCCAACGTATTGCCCGCATTGAAGTGCGCCAACGTGGCCTGCGTTGGCCGGTGCCTGAAGCGCTTACCTTGCTTGAAGGCCAGGTAATAGAAAAGGTAAGTCGCCGCGCTAAGTATCTGCTGATTGAAACCGCCATGGGCAGTGCCCTGGTGCATTTAGGGATGAGCGGGGCACTGCGGATTTTGCCGGAAAAGGTAGCGCCTTTGAAACATGACCACGTCGATTTGGTCCTCACCACTGGCCAGGTTATGCGCTATACCGACCCGCGCCGTTTTGGCGCCTGGCTGTTTGTGCCGCCGGGTGAGCAGCACAGCCTGCTTGCGAAATTAGGGCCAGAACCCCTTACCGATGATTTTGACGGTGAACGATTATTTAGCTTAAGCCGCAAACGGCAAGTGCCAGTAAAGACCTTTATTATGGAAAACCCGGTCGTGGTTGGGGTGGGTAACATTTACGCCAATGAAGCGCTTTTTATGGCCGGCATCGACCCGCGCCGCCCGGCCAATAACATCAGTAAAGAGCGCTACATTGCACTTGCAGGTGCGATTAAAACCGTATTGGCCAGAGCCATTGAACAAGGTGGTACCACTTTAAAAGATTTCACTGCCGCTGATGGTAAGCCAGGCTATTTTGCCCAAGAGCTAAAGGTTTATGGGCGCAAAGGCTTACCTTGTGCCAGCTGTGGTGCCGAGCTTCAAGAAGTGCGCCTTGGTGGGCGCAGTACGGTGTTTTGCGCTCTTTGTCAGCGTTGA
- the coaD gene encoding pantetheine-phosphate adenylyltransferase, whose product MTVRVIYPGTFDPITNGHTDLVERASRLFSHVIVGVAANPSKKPLFSLEERVKLANKVVSHLQNVEVVGFSGLLIDFATKNSATVLIRGLRAVSDFEYEFQLANMNRRLKPDLESVFLTPAEENSFISSTLVKEVALHGGNVSQFVHPEVAEALIKKVKRDKDN is encoded by the coding sequence ATGACCGTCAGGGTGATCTACCCCGGAACCTTTGACCCTATCACTAACGGCCACACCGATCTGGTGGAAAGAGCGTCGCGACTGTTTAGCCATGTGATTGTGGGCGTCGCTGCCAACCCGTCAAAAAAGCCACTTTTCTCATTAGAGGAAAGGGTGAAGCTCGCCAACAAAGTGGTTTCTCATTTGCAGAATGTAGAAGTGGTGGGTTTTTCTGGCTTACTCATCGATTTTGCGACCAAAAACAGCGCCACCGTTTTGATTCGGGGCCTAAGAGCGGTGTCGGACTTTGAGTATGAGTTTCAGCTGGCTAACATGAACCGTCGGCTAAAACCTGACCTCGAATCGGTATTTTTGACGCCTGCAGAGGAAAATTCGTTTATTTCCTCCACTTTAGTCAAGGAAGTGGCACTTCACGGCGGTAATGTTTCCCAGTTTGTTCATCCCGAAGTGGCCGAAGCTTTGATAAAAAAGGTCAAAAGAGACAAGGATAACTAA
- a CDS encoding glycosyltransferase family 9 protein produces MLSKIRAIWRSQRNKRKAKKLKAAQAKWDKRFSDQSFSSDKIHKVALLRWDDKLGDAITSTVFISAITKHRPDIEVTILTGKVSAQLFVNIPGNVKVEVLDKRSWDTAKSLSYYKENFDLVIELGSRLGDRDLFALYQLQAPHYLGFDKDDYQIFDQTLPTTHKHFVDRYLAAARLLCPESPLERKFYILKDNTTEHQAEVFFYNLATTGPKVVLNLFGSALHRQFKEIEAKELINWWHEQFPEHQLILLRVPGKDLMLEKLAAETTALLTPTPASLALTMAILRQTDLVFSPDTSVVHFAGALNKPLVTVYNNDQNNFREWAPISDNNSVIFSRSPAFLHEKINVSDFDKSQLKEAICNVLKKSSAKND; encoded by the coding sequence ATGTTGAGTAAAATTAGAGCAATATGGCGAAGTCAACGTAATAAAAGAAAAGCTAAAAAACTGAAAGCCGCTCAGGCTAAGTGGGACAAACGTTTCAGTGATCAATCTTTCAGTTCAGACAAGATACACAAAGTGGCATTGCTTCGCTGGGATGACAAACTCGGTGATGCCATCACATCCACTGTCTTTATTTCCGCCATTACTAAGCACAGACCTGATATCGAAGTTACAATATTGACAGGCAAGGTTTCAGCACAACTTTTTGTCAACATACCAGGAAATGTGAAAGTTGAGGTTCTAGACAAGAGAAGTTGGGATACCGCGAAATCACTGAGTTATTATAAAGAAAATTTTGATCTTGTTATTGAATTAGGGTCGCGTCTTGGTGACAGAGATCTTTTTGCACTCTATCAATTGCAAGCTCCCCATTACCTGGGATTTGATAAAGATGATTATCAAATCTTCGACCAAACACTTCCGACTACACATAAGCACTTTGTTGATCGTTATCTGGCAGCCGCTCGACTGCTTTGCCCCGAATCCCCACTTGAGAGAAAATTTTACATCTTAAAAGATAATACAACAGAACATCAAGCAGAGGTATTTTTTTATAATCTGGCAACGACCGGGCCTAAGGTAGTATTAAACTTATTCGGCTCGGCGCTACATCGTCAATTCAAAGAAATTGAAGCCAAAGAATTAATAAATTGGTGGCATGAGCAATTCCCTGAGCATCAACTCATATTACTACGCGTACCTGGCAAAGATCTTATGTTAGAAAAGCTAGCTGCTGAGACTACGGCCTTATTAACGCCAACACCAGCCAGTTTAGCTCTAACAATGGCCATCTTACGCCAAACCGATCTTGTATTTTCACCCGACACCTCAGTAGTACACTTTGCAGGTGCTTTAAACAAACCTTTAGTCACTGTTTACAATAATGACCAAAACAACTTTCGTGAGTGGGCGCCGATATCGGATAATAATAGTGTTATATTTAGCCGTTCACCAGCTTTCCTTCATGAAAAGATCAATGTCTCTGACTTTGATAAAAGTCAACTCAAAGAAGCAATATGCAATGTACTAAAAAAATCAAGCGCTAAAAATGACTAG
- a CDS encoding glutathione S-transferase family protein, whose protein sequence is MSCTLFELAGASPERRFSPYCWRIHLALWLKGINFDAKPWRYNDKPAIAASGQGKVPVLFDNDRVLFESWDIACYLEETYPGPTLFPEGKPQAKAFMDGCNSDFNSAIRWFLLPVIHGLLTPGDQVYFRQSREAQIGCRLEDCGQKADRVQLANVLENYTAKLAGQPFFAGKAPGYSDLSLLGSILWAAATWEDDFLTDSPELLAWRRRLAERFVGLNQYRFCYPL, encoded by the coding sequence ATGTCTTGCACGCTTTTTGAGCTAGCTGGCGCCAGCCCAGAGCGCCGTTTCAGCCCTTACTGCTGGCGCATCCACCTTGCACTTTGGCTAAAAGGCATCAACTTTGACGCTAAGCCTTGGCGTTATAACGACAAGCCCGCTATAGCGGCATCGGGCCAAGGCAAGGTGCCGGTGCTGTTTGATAACGACCGGGTGCTTTTTGAATCTTGGGATATTGCCTGTTATCTCGAAGAAACCTATCCGGGGCCAACTCTTTTTCCAGAAGGCAAGCCGCAGGCCAAAGCCTTTATGGACGGCTGCAATAGTGATTTTAATAGTGCCATTCGCTGGTTTTTGCTGCCGGTTATTCATGGCTTGCTGACACCTGGCGACCAGGTCTATTTTCGCCAAAGCCGGGAAGCACAAATTGGTTGCCGTTTAGAAGATTGCGGCCAAAAAGCCGACCGAGTGCAGTTAGCCAACGTGCTAGAAAACTACACCGCCAAACTCGCTGGCCAGCCCTTTTTTGCCGGTAAGGCGCCGGGTTATAGCGATTTAAGTTTGCTCGGCTCGATACTGTGGGCCGCGGCAACCTGGGAAGATGACTTCTTGACTGACAGCCCTGAACTACTGGCGTGGCGCCGGCGTCTAGCCGAGCGTTTTGTCGGCCTTAACCAATACCGTTTTTGTTACCCGCTGTAA
- a CDS encoding methyl-accepting chemotaxis protein, translating into MSQNSDFVKNIYALSEQVGKFTNTEQGYSELAKHFQSLVTRLGNDSTATGQSFKDHMATMAKKSDTINQLFERNTTLNQQVQSIADNSINQSDSYILSLSKQLADPVARSQVSTFERQIIAAALVHTTSTYNIKLIFQRLKHDPNAASELMRNLDELDKASEAALEQLKGSPMLEKAQQANKANLDIRRLSKEYIANIGQIQSLNKDINQTLAAMLAKVNSQSDKRIKGVFDSISASLLQILLGITVVVVLTIAMSVVFATSIASPLKELGRLINQLASKGGDLTFRIPLKRSDEIGQLATGVNRFLETLQDIFKGVADNGRQIADSAKEAAKLSQVSVQQMDRQQKETSSVATAFNEMEASIQEIANNASDAADKVQQADNSANEVVSIISTTIDNVNNLGRELELATSVIGQLNQDSQDIGGILDVIRAIAEQTNLLALNAAIEAARAGEQGRGFAVVADEVRSLAQRTQSSIEEIHGMISKLQTASQRATDVIVKGNEQIGVTTENSQVAGGGVQNISGLVSAIASMNIQVASAVEEQSAVVQEINRSIQQIQQLSEQSSHSAKASSSSADDQAVAAEHLLELIGKFKV; encoded by the coding sequence ATGTCGCAAAATAGCGACTTTGTTAAGAATATTTATGCGCTGTCTGAGCAGGTGGGAAAGTTCACCAACACCGAACAGGGTTACAGTGAGCTGGCAAAGCATTTTCAAAGCTTGGTCACTCGCCTTGGTAACGACAGCACTGCCACCGGCCAAAGCTTTAAAGATCACATGGCCACTATGGCTAAAAAGTCCGACACCATAAATCAGCTGTTTGAGCGTAATACCACTCTAAACCAGCAGGTGCAGAGCATTGCTGACAATTCCATAAATCAATCAGACAGTTACATTTTGTCGCTAAGCAAACAATTGGCCGACCCGGTAGCACGCAGCCAAGTATCGACCTTTGAGCGACAAATCATTGCTGCCGCCTTGGTGCATACCACCAGCACCTACAACATCAAACTGATATTCCAGCGTTTAAAGCACGACCCAAACGCCGCCAGCGAACTGATGCGTAACCTGGATGAACTGGACAAAGCATCCGAAGCCGCCCTTGAACAGCTAAAAGGCTCGCCGATGCTTGAGAAGGCGCAGCAAGCCAACAAGGCGAACCTGGATATTCGTAGGCTTTCAAAAGAGTACATCGCTAATATCGGGCAAATTCAAAGCTTAAATAAAGACATAAACCAAACACTGGCCGCTATGTTGGCTAAGGTAAACAGCCAGAGCGATAAACGCATCAAAGGCGTGTTTGATAGTATCTCGGCCAGCTTGCTGCAGATTTTGTTAGGGATAACGGTTGTTGTTGTCCTCACCATTGCGATGTCCGTGGTTTTTGCCACCTCAATCGCATCGCCTTTAAAAGAGCTGGGCCGGCTGATCAACCAGTTAGCCTCTAAGGGTGGCGACCTTACCTTCCGCATTCCATTAAAACGCAGCGATGAAATTGGCCAATTGGCAACCGGAGTTAACCGCTTTTTAGAAACGCTGCAGGACATCTTTAAAGGTGTCGCCGATAACGGCAGACAAATAGCGGATTCAGCCAAAGAGGCGGCCAAACTAAGCCAAGTGTCGGTACAGCAAATGGACCGCCAGCAGAAGGAAACCTCCAGCGTCGCGACGGCTTTTAACGAGATGGAAGCCTCTATTCAAGAGATAGCCAATAATGCCTCAGACGCTGCCGACAAGGTGCAGCAAGCGGATAACAGCGCCAATGAAGTGGTCAGCATTATCAGTACCACCATTGATAACGTGAACAATCTCGGCCGAGAACTGGAATTGGCCACCTCGGTTATTGGCCAGCTCAACCAAGACAGCCAGGATATCGGCGGCATTCTTGATGTGATCCGCGCTATCGCCGAGCAAACCAACCTATTGGCACTGAACGCCGCCATTGAAGCGGCTCGCGCCGGTGAACAAGGACGCGGTTTTGCCGTGGTAGCTGACGAGGTGCGATCGCTAGCGCAGCGCACCCAGTCATCTATCGAAGAGATTCACGGCATGATCTCAAAGCTGCAAACGGCGTCGCAGCGGGCAACCGACGTTATTGTCAAAGGTAATGAGCAAATCGGTGTTACCACCGAAAACAGCCAAGTGGCTGGCGGTGGCGTGCAGAATATTTCCGGGCTGGTCTCCGCCATTGCCAGTATGAACATTCAAGTTGCCAGTGCAGTGGAAGAGCAAAGCGCCGTGGTGCAGGAAATTAACCGCTCCATTCAGCAAATTCAGCAGCTTTCCGAGCAGAGTAGCCACTCTGCCAAGGCGTCCAGCAGCTCGGCTGATGACCAAGCCGTCGCCGCTGAGCATTTGCTGGAACTGATTGGCAAATTCAAGGTGTAA
- a CDS encoding glycosyltransferase: MEKEYKKIDISIIVPVYNCEQYLDLFFDALNQQVDISYEVIFINDGSTDDSLNKLNYFKQKHDNCTVIDQKNQGVSVARNVGLNVACGEWIYFADADDFLDSKQLGLWLCKAKENELDCLIGNGFSFKELDTYDRSNILLKKQPWGRILSGREWIISAVNAKEWPHFCWLQLTKRSLIETNKLRFAEGKTQDVHTDILWTTELALVCQRLGFYKDPTYGYRISNTSSLTKDASHSGAMKRIKSYQLIISAILALSLKEKELVKVALLQQMKRELREMISLMMKKLSPSSERRHLAREIIKKGMLKILFIRPLKFSELWKAIRYSFIIYYFRVMG; the protein is encoded by the coding sequence ATGGAAAAAGAATATAAAAAAATAGATATTAGTATTATCGTGCCCGTTTATAACTGTGAACAGTATCTCGACCTCTTTTTTGATGCCTTAAATCAGCAAGTTGATATTTCATATGAGGTTATTTTTATTAACGATGGCTCAACTGATGATTCATTAAATAAATTAAATTATTTTAAGCAAAAACATGATAATTGCACTGTTATCGATCAAAAAAATCAAGGGGTATCAGTTGCCAGAAATGTTGGCCTCAACGTAGCTTGTGGTGAGTGGATTTATTTTGCTGATGCTGATGACTTTTTAGATAGCAAACAGCTCGGTCTTTGGCTTTGTAAAGCGAAAGAAAATGAACTTGATTGTCTTATTGGTAATGGCTTTTCATTCAAAGAACTAGATACTTATGATAGAAGTAATATCCTATTAAAAAAGCAGCCCTGGGGGAGAATTTTATCAGGAAGAGAATGGATAATCTCTGCAGTTAACGCAAAAGAATGGCCACATTTTTGTTGGCTTCAACTTACTAAACGCTCTCTAATCGAAACTAACAAGTTGAGATTTGCAGAGGGAAAAACACAGGATGTTCATACTGATATTCTATGGACAACTGAGTTAGCATTGGTTTGCCAACGTTTAGGTTTTTATAAAGATCCTACTTATGGTTATCGTATTAGTAATACCTCGTCCTTAACTAAAGATGCGAGTCATTCTGGTGCGATGAAAAGAATTAAAAGTTATCAATTAATAATAAGCGCTATCCTAGCACTTTCCTTAAAAGAAAAAGAACTTGTTAAAGTTGCATTACTACAACAAATGAAAAGAGAACTTCGAGAAATGATTTCTCTCATGATGAAAAAGCTTTCTCCATCCAGTGAACGTAGACATTTAGCTCGCGAGATTATAAAGAAAGGAATGTTAAAAATACTCTTCATTAGACCTTTGAAATTTAGCGAGTTATGGAAAGCTATACGTTATAGTTTTATTATTTATTACTTCAGAGTTATGGGATAA